In Muribaculum gordoncarteri, the genomic window TCAAGGTCAATGCTCTCGACTACCTCATGAAACCCATAAGCTATGAGGAATTTGTGGGAGCGGCCAACAAGGCTCTGCAGTGGGTTGAACTGCGCCGTAGGGCCGACGAGCTTGACAACAACAAGCGTTACATCATTGTGAAGAGCGAGTACAAGCAGGTGCAGATACCCATCGACAAAATACAGTTTATCGAAGGGTTGAAGGACTATGTAAAGATATATGTCGAAGGTGAAAAGAGTGCCATACTCACACTTACGAGCATGAAGACGATAGAGCGTTATCTGCCGGCAACCGAATTCCTGAGGGTCCACCGCTCATTCATTGTGAACACATCGAAGATAAGCATTATTGAACGTAACCGCATCGTATTCGGCAACCACTATATCCCGGTGAGCGAGAGCTACAAGCAGGCGTTCAACGATTATGTGGCCGGCTACTCGCTGTCGCTACAGCGTGACAATCAGTCGGGCGAAGATTGATGTGACGATGTCGTCATTTTTCATTAACTTTGCAGTGTAATCAAAGTTAATGTTTATCTATATGGATCAACAGTTACGCATAAGCGCAGGCAAGAGTCTTGCTTTGTTCATTTGTTGGTGGGTGCTTTGCACCCTTCTCGGCTCGGTTATAATAGGATTGGTAGGCGCCGACGATGTTGTCAGGTTACGCTGGGCCACCGTGTTGCAGGACTTGTTCATATTCATTATGCCAGTCGCCATGACTGCATTGATAGCCGCACGCAATCCGTTGCGCTTTACGGGCGTTGACCGTTGGCCATGCAGCAGAGCCGTTATATGGACTATGGCTGTCGTGGTTCTGGCGATTCCGGCAATGAACGTTATCGTGCAGTGGAAT contains:
- a CDS encoding LytR/AlgR family response regulator transcription factor, with amino-acid sequence MLTLRCCVVDDEPLAQELVASYIEKTPFMELVGKFSSAQDSVKTILEEDIDVVFLDIHMPQLNGMEFARIVPSTCRIIFTTAYDRYAIEGFKVNALDYLMKPISYEEFVGAANKALQWVELRRRADELDNNKRYIIVKSEYKQVQIPIDKIQFIEGLKDYVKIYVEGEKSAILTLTSMKTIERYLPATEFLRVHRSFIVNTSKISIIERNRIVFGNHYIPVSESYKQAFNDYVAGYSLSLQRDNQSGED